A window of the Campylobacter showae CSUNSWCD genome harbors these coding sequences:
- a CDS encoding uracil-xanthine permease family protein, protein MEKYEGYNLRLKDALVGVQFLFVAFGALVLVPILTGLDTSVALFTAGIGTLLFQLITRKNVPPIFLASSFAFIAPLSFGVKEWGIAATMSGVIAAGLFYVVLSLLIRLKGEGFLHKILPPVVVGPVIMTIGLILSPAAVNMVMGKGKEALYTQGQSLTIALISLSAVIVVMMFGRGMLRLVPILCGIAAGYCASLFVGIVDFTPILNAPWFALPNFTAPVFKLEAVIYMVPIAIAPAIEHIGDMLAISNVTKENFLKNPGLKSTLLGDGLATSLAGCFGGPPNTTYSEVTGAVSITKAYNPAIMTFAALAAILLAFVGKLGAVLSTIPAPVIGGIMLLLFGIIASVGMETLIKNGVDLAEPRNMIIVALIFVCAIGGMVLDFGAMSFSGVGLGALIGITLNLVLPKTKHFDGY, encoded by the coding sequence ATGGAAAAATACGAAGGCTATAATCTTAGACTAAAAGACGCTCTGGTCGGCGTGCAGTTTTTATTCGTCGCGTTTGGCGCGCTCGTGCTCGTGCCGATTTTGACGGGGCTTGATACGTCCGTGGCGCTGTTTACGGCGGGTATCGGCACGCTGCTGTTTCAGCTCATCACGCGCAAAAACGTCCCGCCGATCTTTCTCGCGTCTAGCTTTGCGTTCATCGCGCCGCTAAGCTTTGGCGTGAAGGAGTGGGGCATCGCTGCGACGATGAGCGGGGTGATCGCGGCGGGGCTTTTTTACGTGGTTTTGAGCCTGCTCATTAGGCTCAAAGGCGAGGGATTTTTGCATAAAATTTTACCGCCCGTGGTCGTGGGCCCCGTCATCATGACGATCGGCCTCATCCTCTCGCCCGCGGCCGTAAATATGGTCATGGGCAAGGGCAAGGAGGCGCTTTACACGCAAGGGCAGTCGCTTACCATCGCGCTCATCTCGCTTTCGGCGGTTATCGTCGTGATGATGTTTGGTCGCGGTATGCTGCGCCTAGTGCCGATACTTTGCGGCATTGCAGCGGGATACTGCGCGTCGCTATTTGTCGGGATCGTGGATTTTACGCCGATTCTAAATGCGCCGTGGTTTGCGCTGCCAAATTTCACCGCGCCGGTTTTTAAGCTCGAAGCGGTGATCTACATGGTGCCTATCGCTATCGCGCCCGCGATCGAGCACATCGGCGATATGCTTGCCATCAGCAACGTCACGAAGGAAAATTTCCTCAAAAACCCTGGGCTTAAAAGCACGCTTCTAGGCGATGGGCTTGCGACGTCGTTAGCAGGCTGCTTTGGCGGACCGCCGAACACCACCTACTCCGAGGTCACGGGCGCGGTCAGCATCACGAAAGCCTACAATCCCGCCATCATGACCTTTGCCGCGCTTGCTGCGATACTGCTAGCCTTCGTGGGTAAGCTCGGCGCCGTGCTCTCCACGATCCCCGCTCCCGTCATCGGAGGCATCATGCTGCTGCTTTTTGGTATCATCGCAAGCGTGGGCATGGAGACTCTCATAAAAAACGGCGTGGATCTGGCCGAGCCGCGCAATATGATCATCGTCGCGCTCATCTTCGTCTGCGCGATCGGCGGCATGGTGCTGGATTTTGGCGCTATGAGCTTTAGCGGCGTGGGACTTGGCGCGCTCATCGGCATCACGCTAAATTTGGTGCTACCGAAGACCAAGCATTTTGACGGGTACTAA
- the dxr gene encoding 1-deoxy-D-xylulose-5-phosphate reductoisomerase, which produces MVVLGSTGSIGTNTLNLARKFGLSVEAMSCASNYELLNEQIAEFKPKFVCIAEPKFAKFVKHKRVFAGAQGICDMLKECESERVVNSLVGFAGLAPSLTAQKLGKKLALANKESLVAGGKFLDRGAINPIDSEHFGLKFLLANKTPVARLVITASGGAFYKTPLKALKDARAADALKHPNWSMGAKITIDSATMANKLFEVLEAFWLYGVRDIEALIERTSTVHALVEFADGSTTAHLSKTDMILAIAHAILGEDGALNLNAADVQIVPNLDLKTLKSIKFGEINLKKYPIFSLKDQALQNPDLGVAINAANEVAVYKFLRGECGFLDISRTVLAAAKRFGDEKIESESRIFEVDAEVRAWAEKSLK; this is translated from the coding sequence GTGGTAGTGCTGGGCTCGACGGGCTCGATCGGGACGAATACTTTAAATTTGGCCCGTAAATTCGGCCTTAGCGTCGAGGCTATGAGCTGTGCGTCAAACTACGAGCTTTTAAACGAGCAAATCGCCGAATTTAAGCCCAAATTCGTCTGCATCGCCGAACCCAAATTTGCTAAATTCGTAAAACACAAACGCGTTTTTGCAGGCGCGCAGGGCATTTGCGATATGCTAAAAGAGTGCGAGAGCGAGCGCGTCGTAAACTCTCTGGTGGGCTTTGCTGGGCTGGCTCCGAGCTTAACCGCGCAAAAGCTAGGCAAAAAGCTAGCGCTTGCAAATAAAGAAAGCCTCGTCGCGGGCGGCAAATTTTTAGACAGGGGCGCGATAAATCCCATAGATAGCGAGCATTTCGGGCTTAAATTTTTGCTCGCGAATAAAACCCCGGTCGCTAGGCTCGTCATCACGGCCTCAGGCGGCGCCTTTTATAAAACCCCGCTAAAAGCCCTAAAGGACGCCCGCGCCGCAGACGCGCTAAAGCACCCCAACTGGAGCATGGGCGCAAAGATCACGATCGACAGCGCGACGATGGCGAACAAACTTTTTGAGGTGCTGGAGGCCTTTTGGCTCTACGGCGTGCGGGATATCGAGGCGCTCATCGAGCGCACGTCCACGGTGCACGCGCTGGTGGAGTTTGCCGACGGTTCGACTACGGCGCATCTATCCAAAACCGATATGATTTTAGCTATCGCGCATGCGATTTTGGGCGAGGACGGAGCGCTAAATTTGAACGCCGCCGATGTGCAAATCGTGCCGAATTTGGATCTAAAAACTCTAAAAAGCATAAAATTCGGCGAGATAAATTTGAAAAAATATCCTATCTTTTCGCTAAAAGACCAAGCTTTGCAAAACCCCGATCTTGGCGTCGCTATCAACGCCGCAAACGAAGTCGCCGTATATAAATTTTTGCGCGGCGAATGCGGGTTTTTGGACATCTCGCGAACGGTTTTAGCCGCAGCAAAGAGGTTTGGAGACGAGAAGATTGAGAGCGAGAGTAGGATCTTTGAGGTGGATGCGGAAGTGAGAGCGTGGGCGGAAAAGTCGCTGAAATAG
- a CDS encoding phosphatidate cytidylyltransferase — protein sequence MKTRIITGVALFVAVLVIFFVDSYLLNFAILGFVLYTAFGEAQKLYGLQGGSLALIAIIFYLLTPFSNPVFIAILAVLIVVSFLAHFKSENLTPALPFLYPMTPIFLIWMLYSQYGVGYLAWLILTVVACDSGAFFVGKFCGKHAFSETSPNKTWEGVAGGIVVATVFGAGFGWVLTDSFWHSLITAFLVAVFGVWGDLFESYLKRRAGVKDSGTLLPGHGGMLDRVDGYLFGVAAMLWTLSW from the coding sequence ATGAAAACGCGTATAATCACCGGCGTCGCGCTATTTGTGGCGGTTTTGGTCATCTTTTTCGTCGATAGTTATCTGTTAAATTTCGCCATTTTGGGCTTCGTGCTTTATACGGCCTTTGGCGAAGCGCAAAAGCTCTACGGCCTGCAGGGCGGCTCTCTTGCGCTCATAGCGATTATTTTTTACCTGCTTACTCCATTTTCAAACCCCGTATTTATCGCTATTTTAGCGGTTTTGATCGTGGTTAGTTTTCTCGCGCATTTTAAGAGCGAAAACCTAACGCCCGCGCTACCGTTTTTGTATCCGATGACGCCGATTTTTCTCATCTGGATGCTTTACTCGCAGTACGGCGTGGGCTACTTGGCGTGGCTGATTTTAACGGTCGTGGCGTGCGATAGCGGGGCGTTTTTCGTCGGCAAATTTTGCGGCAAGCACGCCTTTAGCGAGACTTCGCCTAATAAAACCTGGGAGGGCGTCGCGGGCGGTATCGTCGTGGCTACGGTTTTTGGTGCGGGCTTTGGCTGGGTGCTGACCGATAGCTTTTGGCACAGCCTCATCACGGCGTTTTTGGTTGCGGTTTTCGGCGTTTGGGGCGATCTTTTCGAGAGCTACTTAAAGCGCCGCGCGGGCGTCAAAGATAGCGGCACGCTGCTGCCCGGCCACGGCGGCATGCTTGACCGCGTCGACGGCTATCTGTTCGGCGTCGCGGCGATGCTCTGGACGCTATCGTGGTAG
- a CDS encoding NFACT RNA binding domain-containing protein produces the protein MKYANLKQIQSFLGKFKKITAIRRAGDMAIFIEFDGELGLFFDLSKSDSAIYANPDFLNVKEYKAPFDVALKKRFWGAKILNLSVPEGNRILKLECEFQGSYKSLASSLFLEFTGRFTNAIITDEKGVIVEALRHIDNNFRVIKPGRELLELPPATIKEQETPPITDFARYFSEEFKRVNNAKLENLRAVKSAAIERKMQNLREILAGLENEADLNAQSEILSKNAGLILSNLHALRGYEREVTLNDFERGEVRLVLDDSPKIAANTMFAKAKRLKQKAAGLVIERQNLTEKLEFLSNLKTLVNEAKSAEELEILSPKKSRAAKQKEQNQNVEDFYVEGYKISIGRNEKGNIWLLKNSKKDDIWMHLKDMPSAHVIIKTAKSAPSEEILRFAAKICVNFSVKGGGTYEVDFTKRNNVKITSGANVNYINFKTILVTKHD, from the coding sequence ATGAAATACGCAAATTTAAAACAAATACAATCTTTTCTAGGCAAATTTAAAAAAATAACCGCAATCAGACGCGCGGGCGATATGGCGATATTTATCGAATTCGACGGCGAGCTCGGGTTGTTTTTCGACCTTAGCAAGTCTGACTCCGCGATCTATGCAAATCCCGATTTTCTAAACGTCAAAGAGTACAAAGCACCCTTTGACGTCGCGCTTAAAAAGCGTTTTTGGGGGGCTAAAATTTTAAATTTAAGCGTGCCCGAGGGAAATAGAATTTTAAAGCTGGAGTGCGAATTCCAAGGCTCGTATAAGAGTCTGGCCTCAAGCCTGTTTTTGGAGTTTACGGGGCGCTTTACCAACGCGATCATCACGGACGAAAAGGGCGTCATCGTCGAGGCTTTGCGGCACATAGATAATAATTTTCGCGTGATAAAACCGGGGCGCGAGCTACTTGAGCTGCCGCCGGCTACGATAAAAGAGCAAGAAACGCCGCCGATAACCGATTTTGCGCGGTATTTTAGCGAGGAATTTAAGCGCGTAAATAACGCGAAGCTAGAAAATCTGCGCGCCGTAAAATCGGCCGCGATAGAGCGAAAAATGCAAAATTTAAGAGAAATTTTAGCAGGGCTTGAAAATGAAGCGGATTTAAATGCGCAAAGCGAAATTTTAAGCAAAAACGCGGGGCTCATTCTATCAAATTTGCATGCGTTAAGGGGCTACGAGCGCGAGGTAACGCTAAATGATTTCGAGCGAGGCGAGGTGCGGCTAGTGCTGGATGATAGCCCCAAAATCGCTGCAAACACGATGTTTGCCAAGGCAAAAAGGCTAAAGCAAAAGGCGGCGGGCTTAGTCATTGAGCGGCAAAATTTGACCGAAAAGCTCGAGTTTTTATCAAATTTAAAAACACTCGTAAACGAAGCTAAAAGTGCAGAAGAGCTAGAGATCCTATCGCCTAAAAAATCCCGCGCCGCAAAGCAAAAAGAGCAAAATCAAAACGTCGAGGATTTTTATGTCGAGGGCTATAAAATCAGCATCGGACGCAACGAAAAGGGTAACATTTGGCTGCTAAAAAACTCCAAAAAAGATGACATCTGGATGCACCTAAAAGATATGCCGTCCGCGCACGTCATCATTAAAACCGCAAAAAGCGCTCCCAGCGAGGAAATTTTGAGATTTGCGGCGAAAATTTGCGTAAATTTTAGCGTCAAAGGCGGCGGGACGTACGAGGTTGATTTTACCAAACGTAACAACGTCAAAATTACGAGCGGCGCAAATGTAAATTATATTAATTTTAAGACGATATTAGTAACAAAGCACGACTAA
- the leuC gene encoding 3-isopropylmalate dehydratase large subunit yields the protein MQNSKQTITEKIFSEHVGREVFAGEIIESDIDMVIGNDITTPISIKQFERSGATKLANPDGFSVVMDHYIPAKDILSANQAKISRDFAYKHDLKNYFDEKDMGIEHALLPEKGLVVPGDVIIGADSHTCTHGALGAFATGMGSTDLAYAMITGKNWFKVPPTIKVIFRGKLDRHVYGKDLILEIIRRIGVDGALYKALEFTGETIENLDMDGRFSMCNMAIEAGGKSGIIAVDETTKEFLKGKNLRAEPKLHYSDEGANYEQILEIDVSKLDPVIAYPFLPSNGKSVREAVRDNIAIDQAFIGSCTNGRLSDLRIAAEILKGRKVARKTRLIITPATQKIALQAQKEGLMDIFAEAGAVVSNPTCGACLGGYMGILGVGERCVSTTNRNFVGRMGDRTSEVYLANSAVAAASAVAGKIADPRDL from the coding sequence ATGCAAAACTCAAAGCAAACCATCACCGAAAAGATTTTCAGCGAGCACGTAGGACGCGAGGTTTTCGCGGGCGAGATCATCGAGAGCGACATCGATATGGTCATCGGCAACGACATCACGACTCCGATCTCCATCAAGCAGTTTGAGCGCAGCGGCGCGACGAAGCTAGCTAATCCAGACGGCTTTAGCGTCGTGATGGACCACTACATCCCGGCAAAAGATATCCTAAGCGCCAACCAAGCCAAAATCAGCCGCGATTTTGCGTATAAGCACGATTTGAAAAATTATTTCGACGAAAAAGACATGGGCATCGAGCACGCGCTTTTGCCGGAAAAAGGGCTCGTGGTGCCGGGCGATGTCATCATCGGCGCCGATAGCCACACCTGTACCCACGGCGCGCTGGGTGCGTTTGCTACGGGCATGGGTAGCACCGACCTAGCCTACGCGATGATAACGGGCAAAAACTGGTTCAAAGTGCCGCCGACTATCAAAGTGATCTTTCGCGGCAAGCTAGACCGCCACGTCTACGGCAAGGACCTCATCCTAGAAATCATCCGCCGCATCGGCGTGGACGGCGCGCTGTATAAGGCGCTGGAGTTTACGGGCGAGACGATAGAGAACCTCGATATGGACGGGCGATTTAGCATGTGCAACATGGCGATCGAGGCCGGCGGTAAAAGCGGTATCATCGCGGTCGATGAAACCACGAAAGAGTTTTTAAAAGGCAAAAATTTGCGCGCCGAGCCGAAGCTGCACTACTCCGACGAGGGCGCAAACTACGAGCAAATTTTAGAAATCGACGTTAGCAAGCTCGATCCCGTGATCGCCTATCCGTTTCTACCTAGCAACGGCAAGAGCGTGCGCGAGGCCGTCAGAGACAATATCGCTATCGATCAGGCCTTTATCGGCAGCTGCACGAACGGCCGCCTAAGCGATCTGCGCATCGCGGCTGAAATCCTAAAAGGTCGCAAGGTAGCGCGCAAAACCCGCCTCATCATCACGCCTGCGACGCAAAAGATCGCCCTGCAAGCGCAAAAAGAGGGGCTGATGGATATTTTCGCGGAAGCGGGTGCGGTCGTGAGCAATCCAACCTGCGGCGCGTGCCTGGGCGGATATATGGGGATTTTGGGCGTTGGGGAACGCTGCGTGAGCACGACAAATAGAAACTTCGTCGGCCGTATGGGAGATCGCACGAGCGAGGTGTATCTGGCAAACTCTGCCGTCGCCGCAGCGAGTGCCGTCGCAGGCAAGATAGCCGATCCGCGCGATCTTTAA